The Candidatus Beckwithbacteria bacterium sequence TTCCTAAATCATGTTCCCAAGTAGTCTTAATTTTGTCAGCTTCATCTAAAAATTGTTGGGTAGTTGCCAAATGTAAAGTAATTTTTTTGGCTCGATCCAAAGATCCCAATGATTTTTCTAAAAGTTCTTTAGCCCGTTGAGGGTCGTAGTTATATGGCTTCACATCTGGATTAAAAGCCCAGGAATCAACACTAATTGGCCCCAAAGCTCTATTGGAATCCATGGGTTTCTGAGTTGCGTAAGCTAGAGCTTGCCTGAAGCTTTTATCAACCAGCATGCCATCTTTATTGTTTAAAAACAAAGCTAAATACTGATTGGTTTCTCTGGTGGATTCTATGTCAACAGCCTGAGACCAATCCGGTTCATCAGCCAGAGGGTTTTGATATAACCCCACTAGCTCATCAACCTCACCTAACTTAAAAGCAGTTTTAGCAGCTTTAATGTTTGAGAAAAATTGGACAATATACGTTTCTTTTTTACTTTCTAATCTGATTTGGTCAACATAGCCACCCTTTTCAGTGATACTACGAATCTTAAACTCACCAGTTCCAATGGTGTCATTTTTAAGCAGAGGTTTTGATAAAAGCAACGGGAAAGGTGTAAATTCTTCTTTTAAAACAAACTGAATAGTATGATCGTCCAAAACCTTGGTAGTTACATCGCTAAATTTAAGCTGAATGTCTTTGGCAGTAAAAGGTAAACCATCTTGCCAATAGACATCATCTCGAAGGAAAAAAGTATACACCTTACCATCCTGACTCACTGCCCAATCAGTTGCTAAAACTGGAGCCACGCTGCAGTCACTTAATTGAGTAGTCAGACCTTGACTTACCTTTTGGCTAATAAATTCAGGTAAAGCATTTTTCCGGTATTGGCCAATCAAACCTACTCGAGTCACCATATTAGGCCGAGGAATATAGGGCAAAATCCAGATCAAAAAAATAGACAAAGCTATTCCTAAAAAAATACCAACCAAAATAATTTTTTTGTGCTTTTTAAAAAATCCTGACAAAAACCACTTCCAGACTTGGAGTTTTTTCATAGCTTTTTAATTTGTGAGGCGCCTAACCCCAAATAAAATTTGCAACAGAAGTAATAACAAAAATTATAGCTAGGATAATAGTAGTATTAAATAAAACTTTATCAAAACCGTGACGCGAAGTTTTAAAACTACCACCTCCAAAAGCACTACCCAAACCGCCTCCTTTAGCTTGTAGTAAAATAACTCCTGTCAACGCAATGCTAATTAAAACTTGAGCAATAAGAATTGGATAATTCATAAACTTTATTTTACACTGATAAAACAAATCTACCAAGTTGGTATTATGTTTATTAGAGAATTAGATCAACCATATCCTTTGCAAATCATTCGTTATTTAAGACATAGGGAAACACTAAGGGCTCTTCATCAATTAGCTTTTAGTCTTCGAGAGTCAAGTATTTTACCTTTTGTTACATCTAATATACCAATTATTCTCTCACTAGAAACGGTTCCAACTATAGGTCTTGATCATACTGAAATGAGAGTTCTACATGGAGAAAGCACAAAAAGCAATACAACAGACTGTTACGATTTAACTATGGTTCAAGTTTGCGAAGCAGTATCTTCATCTAAAACTCAACAATCTCTCATTGGTTTAGGAATTAATTTTCCAGATCCTGCTTGTCTAACATATGAAATATCTACTTTTAGAAGTCTTACTTCCAATATTACCGGTCTAGCCATAGACAAAATACCAGACCCGGAAATCATAAATATCTTAATAAATAGTTTTAAAGCTCACATAAGGAGATATGGAGGTTTCTTTCCAAATAATTATTAACTTGTAGGCAATTTGTCTTTCAATTTGACTAAACATCTTGATAGCAATCAGTTTTGATACAATTAATCAATGTTACTAGAACAATCTCCAATCAAAGATTTGCCAGCCTGGTATTCCCTAGACACTACAGAGAATCGCTTTTTATTATCAGTACACAAACAAGGAATCATAGGTTCAGCCGAATATTACCAGCTTTTGATTAATTTTTTATATAGTCATATAAACACACAATGCCCTTTTATTCCACCATCAGCAGATCACGAATGGGGTTTTGGGCCAATAATTTCTGAATATCAACATCCAAGCTTATCAGATTGGTTAATTTATGAATGTAGCTTGCCAACTCCTCAAGGAGGAGAGGAGTATCGAGTTGCTTCAACATTATCGATGATATTTAGACAACTATCCGAAATTAAACATCCTACTAATTCAAATTTTCCTCAAATGCTGGAAG is a genomic window containing:
- the secG gene encoding preprotein translocase subunit SecG, producing MNYPILIAQVLISIALTGVILLQAKGGGLGSAFGGGSFKTSRHGFDKVLFNTTIILAIIFVITSVANFIWG